One window of Athalia rosae chromosome 2, iyAthRosa1.1, whole genome shotgun sequence genomic DNA carries:
- the LOC105688367 gene encoding FERM, ARHGEF and pleckstrin domain-containing protein 1 isoform X2 gives MNDIENLGMNSSGGIGSKMPHSHSTPAGVDGGSRTPPATPRKAGKMLAVRVQMLDDTVTMFQVQAKALGRVLFDQVCKQLNLLEADYFGLEYQESNGTKYWLDLEKPVCRQVGLTLVDPLLRFCVKFYTPDPAQLEEEFTRYLYCLQIKRDLAQGSLQCNDNTAALMASYIVQAECGDYVIEDYPDHTYLSTYKFVPHQDMELERRIMENHKKHAGQSPAEADLNLLETARRCELYGIKMHPAKDHEGVSLNLAVAHMGIVVFQNYTKINTFSWAKIRKISFKRKRFLIKLHPEGYGYYKDTVEFFFEGRNECKNFWKKCVENHGFFRCSTVKHVVRQKTRVLSRGSSFRYSGKTQKQIVEFVRDNYVKRQTFHRSNSFRQTSGGRALQGSEGGGYRGATPSSSLMGSSSISAHPLLPLGDPALGTPALSLSCGSMTLDSPTTATSVLMGGMGHHRDDTATSFRTLTSIDVHSPATPSLAPAPRQLASSQQRISSTDTEFESQQSPPKQENNNSFYTSSQAEKCSNGIVGIGTPHVQNTPDLSPVKQIKNGEVEDKKTKRWPTDKAYYIAKELLMTERTYKKDLDVINVWLREEISRETEPEGETAVGLIELLADAHGPCLQEMEARLARWEGNARHNIGDFLYNTLLNVLPLYDQYLENLIPALEKMEYSVRTSRRFDQLCRDFEAQKHCYLPLSAFLLKPLQRLLHYNSIIDRLLDHYPKDHTDFEDCLAARDRLGETLLEGLTVLNQAENLVQLCELQKDMSGFDNLVQNGRRFIRQGCLQKYSNKGFQQRMFFLFSDILLYTYRTQQPTQCFRVHGQLPLKGVKIQDGDNKTGTHFAFVIFGQGNTPLTVAANSEEEKERWLEDLNMTIIQANESPDGKHPYLSAKSCNEVTDDIGSDLERSTCGGAKASQRSNTTVHVCWHRNTSISYSDQLRAFQNQLSGFLLRKFKNCNGWQKLWVVFTNFCLFFYKSHQDDFPLASLPLLGYTVSTPTEKDGINKDFVFKLQFKNHVYFFRAESDYTFGRWIEVIRSATQQNHVPMSFTQKDDRY, from the exons ATGAATGACATCGAGAATTTGGGTATGAATTCCAGTGGAGGAATCGGTTCAAAAATGCCTCATAGTCACTCAACACCTGCTGGTGTAGACGGAGGCAGCCGAACACCTCCAGCAACACCaagaaaggctggaaaaatgCTTGCAGTTCGTGTACAAATGCTGGACGACACTGTTACCATGTTTCAAGTACAG GCAAAGGCATTAGGCAGGGTATTATTCGACCAAGTTTGCAAACAGTTGAATCTCTTGGAAGCCGACTACTTTGGTTTGGAATATCAAGAATCTAATGGAACAAAG TATTGGCTGGATTTAGAGAAGCCCGTTTGCAGACAGGTGGGGCTCACTCTTGTTGATCCGCTTTTGAGATTTTGTGTGAAATTTTACACACCGGATCCAGCTCAATTGGAGGAAGAGTTTACCAGATATTTGTACTGCTTACAAATAAAACGGGATTTGGCTCAAGGGTCATTACAGTGCAATGACAATACAGCTGCTTTAATGGCAAGCTATATTGTGCAAG CGGAATGCGGTGATTATGTAATAGAAGATTATCCCGATCACACTTACTTATCGACTTATAAATTTGTGCCTCATCAGGACATGGAATTGGAACGGCGCATCATGGAGAATCATAAGAAACATGC gggACAGTCTCCAGCAGAGGCAGATCTCAATCTCCTGGAAACAGCTCGGAGATGTGAATTATACGGAATAAAAATGCATCCAGCTAAG gatCACGAGGGGGTTTCTCTGAATTTGGCTGTAGCGCACATGGGTATAGTTGTGTTTCAGAACTAcacgaaaataaatacattcaGTTGGGCAAAGATAAGGAAAATAAGCTTCAAACGAAAacgatttttaataaaattacatCCGGAAGGTTAT ggatattacaaagataccGTTGAGTTCTTTTTTGAGGGACGTAATGAGTGCAAGAATTTCTGGAAAAAGTGCGTGGAAAATCATGGATTCTTCAGATGTTCAACAGTGAAACACGTTGTCAGACAAAAAACACGAGTTCTCAGTCGTGGCTCTTCATTCAG GTACAGCGGCAAGACTCAGAAACAGATCGTGGAGTTTGTCCGAGACAACTATGTAAAGAGACAAACTTTCCATAG GTCCAATTCGTTCCGGCAGACTAGCGGTGGTAGGGCATTGCAGGGCTCGGAGGGGGGAGGCTATCGTGGGGCCACTCCAAGCAGCTCCCTTATGGGCAGCTCCAGCATCTCTGCCCACCCCCTCCTGCCCCTTGGCGACCCTG CTCTGGGAACACCAGCTCTGTCTCTGTCATGCGGCTCGATGACACTGGATTCTCCGACGACTGCGACGAGTGTGTTGATGGGAGGGATGGGTCACCATCGCGACGACACAGCTACGTCCTTTCGGACGCTCACCTCTATCGACGTCCATTCGCCAGCCACCCCCAGCCTGGCACCAGCACCACGTCAGCTTGCCAGCAGTCAGCAACGGATTTCATCAACAG ATACGGAGTTCGAGTCGCAACAGTCGCCGCCtaaacaagaaaataataattcgttcTACACTTCGTCACAAGCTGAGAAATGTTCAAATGGAATTGTTGGCATTGGTACACCCCATGTTCAAAATACTCCGGATTTGAGCCCCGTCAAACAAATAAAGAACGGAGAAGTTGAGGACAAAAAAACTAAG CGATGGCCGACCGATAAAGCTTACTATATCGCCAAGGAATTGTTGATGAcggaacgtacgtacaaaaagGATTTGGATGTAATCAATGTG TGGCTCCGAGAAGAAATATCCAGAGAGACTGAACCTGAGGGTGAAACTGCGGTGGGTTTGATCGAACTTTTGGCAGATGCACACGGGCCTTGTCTCCAAGAAATGGAAGCTAGATTAGCTAGATGGGAAGGAAACGCACGTCATAATATTGGAGATTTTCTTTATAACACGTTATTGAACGTACTTCCATTATATGATCAGTACTTGGAAAATCTTATACCAGCTctggaaaaaatggaatactCCGTGAGAACTTCCAGAAGATTCGATCAACTTTGTCGGGACTTTGAAGCACAGAAACATTGCTATTTACCACTCAGCGCTTTTTTACTGAAACCATTACAAAGGCTGCTACATTATAACAGTATTATCGACA GGCTGCTCGATCATTATCCGAAGGATCATACAGATTTTGAGGATTGTTTAGCGGCGAGGGATCGTTTAGGCGAAACTTTGCTGGAGGGTCTCACTGTGTTGAATCAAGCG GAAAATCTCGTACAATTATGCGAATTACAAAAGGATATGAGCGGATTTGATAATTTGGTACAAAACGGACGGAGGTTCATCAGACAAGGTTGCTTACAAAAGTATAGCAATAAAGGATTTCAACAAAGAATGTTTTTTCTG TTTTCCGATATCTTGCTCTACACTTATCGTACCCAACAACCAACTCAGTGTTTTCGAGTACACGGCCAGCTGCCATTAAAAGGTGTGAAAATTCAGGACGGAGACAACAAGACTGGGACACATTTtgctttcgtcatttttggaCAGGGGAATAC GCCTTTAACGGTAGCTGCCAAtagcgaagaggaaaaagaaagatggcTTGAAGATTTGAATATGACAATTATTCAAGCAAACGAGTCCCCCGATGGAAAACATCCGTATTTGTCAGCCAAATCTTGTA ATGAAGTTACGGATGACATAGGATCAGATTTGGAAAGATCAACTTGTGGAGGTGCTAAAGCTTCACAACGTAGCAACACGACGGTTCACGTATGTTGGCATCGAAACACCAGCATAAGTTACAGCGATCAACTCAGAGCATTTCAG AATCAACTCAGCGGATTTTTGTTGAGGAAATTCAAGAACTGTAATGGGTGGCAGAAGCTGTGGGTCGTATTCACGAATTTCTGTCTATTTTTCTACAAATCTCATCAAGATGATTTTCCCCTGGCTAGTCTACCGCTGTTGGGATATACAGTTTCGACGCCGACAGAAAAAgatggaataaataaagaCTTCGTTTTTAAACTACAGTTCAAAAATCATGTATATTTCTTCCGAGCGGAGAGCGATTACACTTTCGGAAG ATGGATCGAAGTTATCAGAAGCGCGACACAGCAGAATCATGTACCGATGAGCTTTACTCAGAAGGACGATCGTTATTAG
- the LOC105688367 gene encoding FERM, ARHGEF and pleckstrin domain-containing protein 1 isoform X1, whose product MNDIENLGMNSSGGIGSKMPHSHSTPAGVDGGSRTPPATPRKAGKMLAVRVQMLDDTVTMFQVQAKALGRVLFDQVCKQLNLLEADYFGLEYQESNGTKYWLDLEKPVCRQVGLTLVDPLLRFCVKFYTPDPAQLEEEFTRYLYCLQIKRDLAQGSLQCNDNTAALMASYIVQAECGDYVIEDYPDHTYLSTYKFVPHQDMELERRIMENHKKHAGQSPAEADLNLLETARRCELYGIKMHPAKDHEGVSLNLAVAHMGIVVFQNYTKINTFSWAKIRKISFKRKRFLIKLHPEGYGYYKDTVEFFFEGRNECKNFWKKCVENHGFFRCSTVKHVVRQKTRVLSRGSSFRYSGKTQKQIVEFVRDNYVKRQTFHRSNSFRQTSGGRALQGSEGGGYRGATPSSSLMGSSSISAHPLLPLGDPALGTPALSLSCGSMTLDSPTTATSVLMGGMGHHRDDTATSFRTLTSIDVHSPATPSLAPAPRQLASSQQRISSTDTEFESQQSPPKQENNNSFYTSSQAEKCSNGIVGIGTPHVQNTPDLSPVKQIKNGEVEDKKTKRWPTDKAYYIAKELLMTERTYKKDLDVINVWLREEISRETEPEGETAVGLIELLADAHGPCLQEMEARLARWEGNARHNIGDFLYNTLLNVLPLYDQYLENLIPALEKMEYSVRTSRRFDQLCRDFEAQKHCYLPLSAFLLKPLQRLLHYNSIIDRLLDHYPKDHTDFEDCLAARDRLGETLLEGLTVLNQAENLVQLCELQKDMSGFDNLVQNGRRFIRQGCLQKYSNKGFQQRMFFLFSDILLYTYRTQQPTQCFRVHGQLPLKGVKIQDGDNKTGTHFAFVIFGQGNTPLTVAANSEEEKERWLEDLNMTIIQANESPDGKHPYLSAKSCILGSADEVTDDIGSDLERSTCGGAKASQRSNTTVHVCWHRNTSISYSDQLRAFQNQLSGFLLRKFKNCNGWQKLWVVFTNFCLFFYKSHQDDFPLASLPLLGYTVSTPTEKDGINKDFVFKLQFKNHVYFFRAESDYTFGRWIEVIRSATQQNHVPMSFTQKDDRY is encoded by the exons ATGAATGACATCGAGAATTTGGGTATGAATTCCAGTGGAGGAATCGGTTCAAAAATGCCTCATAGTCACTCAACACCTGCTGGTGTAGACGGAGGCAGCCGAACACCTCCAGCAACACCaagaaaggctggaaaaatgCTTGCAGTTCGTGTACAAATGCTGGACGACACTGTTACCATGTTTCAAGTACAG GCAAAGGCATTAGGCAGGGTATTATTCGACCAAGTTTGCAAACAGTTGAATCTCTTGGAAGCCGACTACTTTGGTTTGGAATATCAAGAATCTAATGGAACAAAG TATTGGCTGGATTTAGAGAAGCCCGTTTGCAGACAGGTGGGGCTCACTCTTGTTGATCCGCTTTTGAGATTTTGTGTGAAATTTTACACACCGGATCCAGCTCAATTGGAGGAAGAGTTTACCAGATATTTGTACTGCTTACAAATAAAACGGGATTTGGCTCAAGGGTCATTACAGTGCAATGACAATACAGCTGCTTTAATGGCAAGCTATATTGTGCAAG CGGAATGCGGTGATTATGTAATAGAAGATTATCCCGATCACACTTACTTATCGACTTATAAATTTGTGCCTCATCAGGACATGGAATTGGAACGGCGCATCATGGAGAATCATAAGAAACATGC gggACAGTCTCCAGCAGAGGCAGATCTCAATCTCCTGGAAACAGCTCGGAGATGTGAATTATACGGAATAAAAATGCATCCAGCTAAG gatCACGAGGGGGTTTCTCTGAATTTGGCTGTAGCGCACATGGGTATAGTTGTGTTTCAGAACTAcacgaaaataaatacattcaGTTGGGCAAAGATAAGGAAAATAAGCTTCAAACGAAAacgatttttaataaaattacatCCGGAAGGTTAT ggatattacaaagataccGTTGAGTTCTTTTTTGAGGGACGTAATGAGTGCAAGAATTTCTGGAAAAAGTGCGTGGAAAATCATGGATTCTTCAGATGTTCAACAGTGAAACACGTTGTCAGACAAAAAACACGAGTTCTCAGTCGTGGCTCTTCATTCAG GTACAGCGGCAAGACTCAGAAACAGATCGTGGAGTTTGTCCGAGACAACTATGTAAAGAGACAAACTTTCCATAG GTCCAATTCGTTCCGGCAGACTAGCGGTGGTAGGGCATTGCAGGGCTCGGAGGGGGGAGGCTATCGTGGGGCCACTCCAAGCAGCTCCCTTATGGGCAGCTCCAGCATCTCTGCCCACCCCCTCCTGCCCCTTGGCGACCCTG CTCTGGGAACACCAGCTCTGTCTCTGTCATGCGGCTCGATGACACTGGATTCTCCGACGACTGCGACGAGTGTGTTGATGGGAGGGATGGGTCACCATCGCGACGACACAGCTACGTCCTTTCGGACGCTCACCTCTATCGACGTCCATTCGCCAGCCACCCCCAGCCTGGCACCAGCACCACGTCAGCTTGCCAGCAGTCAGCAACGGATTTCATCAACAG ATACGGAGTTCGAGTCGCAACAGTCGCCGCCtaaacaagaaaataataattcgttcTACACTTCGTCACAAGCTGAGAAATGTTCAAATGGAATTGTTGGCATTGGTACACCCCATGTTCAAAATACTCCGGATTTGAGCCCCGTCAAACAAATAAAGAACGGAGAAGTTGAGGACAAAAAAACTAAG CGATGGCCGACCGATAAAGCTTACTATATCGCCAAGGAATTGTTGATGAcggaacgtacgtacaaaaagGATTTGGATGTAATCAATGTG TGGCTCCGAGAAGAAATATCCAGAGAGACTGAACCTGAGGGTGAAACTGCGGTGGGTTTGATCGAACTTTTGGCAGATGCACACGGGCCTTGTCTCCAAGAAATGGAAGCTAGATTAGCTAGATGGGAAGGAAACGCACGTCATAATATTGGAGATTTTCTTTATAACACGTTATTGAACGTACTTCCATTATATGATCAGTACTTGGAAAATCTTATACCAGCTctggaaaaaatggaatactCCGTGAGAACTTCCAGAAGATTCGATCAACTTTGTCGGGACTTTGAAGCACAGAAACATTGCTATTTACCACTCAGCGCTTTTTTACTGAAACCATTACAAAGGCTGCTACATTATAACAGTATTATCGACA GGCTGCTCGATCATTATCCGAAGGATCATACAGATTTTGAGGATTGTTTAGCGGCGAGGGATCGTTTAGGCGAAACTTTGCTGGAGGGTCTCACTGTGTTGAATCAAGCG GAAAATCTCGTACAATTATGCGAATTACAAAAGGATATGAGCGGATTTGATAATTTGGTACAAAACGGACGGAGGTTCATCAGACAAGGTTGCTTACAAAAGTATAGCAATAAAGGATTTCAACAAAGAATGTTTTTTCTG TTTTCCGATATCTTGCTCTACACTTATCGTACCCAACAACCAACTCAGTGTTTTCGAGTACACGGCCAGCTGCCATTAAAAGGTGTGAAAATTCAGGACGGAGACAACAAGACTGGGACACATTTtgctttcgtcatttttggaCAGGGGAATAC GCCTTTAACGGTAGCTGCCAAtagcgaagaggaaaaagaaagatggcTTGAAGATTTGAATATGACAATTATTCAAGCAAACGAGTCCCCCGATGGAAAACATCCGTATTTGTCAGCCAAATCTTGTA tCTTGGGTTCGGCAGATGAAGTTACGGATGACATAGGATCAGATTTGGAAAGATCAACTTGTGGAGGTGCTAAAGCTTCACAACGTAGCAACACGACGGTTCACGTATGTTGGCATCGAAACACCAGCATAAGTTACAGCGATCAACTCAGAGCATTTCAG AATCAACTCAGCGGATTTTTGTTGAGGAAATTCAAGAACTGTAATGGGTGGCAGAAGCTGTGGGTCGTATTCACGAATTTCTGTCTATTTTTCTACAAATCTCATCAAGATGATTTTCCCCTGGCTAGTCTACCGCTGTTGGGATATACAGTTTCGACGCCGACAGAAAAAgatggaataaataaagaCTTCGTTTTTAAACTACAGTTCAAAAATCATGTATATTTCTTCCGAGCGGAGAGCGATTACACTTTCGGAAG ATGGATCGAAGTTATCAGAAGCGCGACACAGCAGAATCATGTACCGATGAGCTTTACTCAGAAGGACGATCGTTATTAG
- the LOC125499942 gene encoding uncharacterized protein LOC125499942, translated as MTSLIEENRDIPLEQSSQKSVADVLKKKKDQLRKDIEELKALNFRIKCSLNISKFGDIKHLFQSKSPQYFAPGKIPDVIAKYTDELYRFTGIHCIKFVENESLFNFACTSSNADGGAYGVQIKNTAEKIIIGKWIMPMSVDMKSILKETPLQDPDELKSFLRNCKHHIDCYTNRMNQFIELQAVINQLSQCTLDTNLGYTVITLKFFNMQELDSEETHNVMLYLLYKSNRVRPQKMTIDSSSSQALNDTVIAKCKSYFKNFKCFDLNKAFKETISAVNAPIMWKLAEEDEESLDLTDSGSTSSEANFVRQTDVTKKQTKRRRVTSRRNRTLLDDEEVSGDSNKTQDALTPSVLDSIDDRDEKYIEKRRKLVTKKSPKKKPPKPKSISESTTRVLKNPSNRSLRQTTLIFKNQKPQSSGPVDVEDEPLSKKVSTFLENDTPITQKSKINSFLPKEHKFGTSTPLRPVKHGEIRHVGSIGGVSPIKSNKRLVSKAQKQRAKSD; from the exons ATGACGTcgttaattgaagaaaatcggGATATTCCTCTTGAGCAGAGCAGCCAAAAATCAGTTGCTG atgtactcaagaagaaaaaagatcagcTCAGAAAAGATATCGAAGAGTTGAAGGCACTCAATTTTCGGATCAAGTGCTCGTTGAACATTTCCAAGTTCGGGGATATCAAACATTTGTTCCAGTCAAAATCACCTCAGTATTTCGCTCCTGGAAAAATTCCAGATGTCATCGCCAAATACACAGATGAACTATATCGATTCACAGGGATTCATTGCATTAAATTTGTGGAAAATGAAAGTCTGTTTAACTTTGCTTGCACTTCAAGTAATGCCGATGGTGGAGCTTATGGTGTGCAGATTAAGAATACTGCAGAAAAGATAATAATTGGCAAATGGATAATGCCCATGTCTGTTGACATGAAAAGTATTCTTAAAGAAACTCCACTCCAGGATCCCGACGAACTTAAGTCGTTCTTGAGAAACTGTAAACATCATATAGACTGCTATACCAACAGAATGAATCAGTTCATTGAGTTGCAG GCAGTTATCAACCAGTTATCCCAATGCACCTTGGACACAAATTTGGGTTACACCGttataactttgaaatttttcaacatgcAGGAGCTTGATTCAGAAGAAACACACAATGTTATGCTCTATTTGCTGTACAAATCCAACAGAGTTAGACCGCAAAAAATGACAATTGATTCGTCAAGTTCTCAAGCACTGAATGACACTGTCATTGCAAAATGCAAGAGTtacttcaagaatttcaagTGCTTCGACTTGAATAAAGCATTTAAAGAAACGATCTCTGCTGTGAATGCTCCTATTATGTGGAAACTGGCGGAAGAGGATGAGGAGTCGCTTGATTTAACG GATAGCGGCTCCACCAGCTCTGAGGCTAATTTTGTGAGGCAAACTGATGTAACtaaaaagcaaacaaaacgTCGCAGGGTAACCTCAAGGAGGAATCGTACTTTGTTGGATGATGAGGAAGTTTCAGGTGATTCAAATAAAACACAGGATGCTCTTACGCCAAGTGTGCTTGACTCTATTGATgatagggatgaaaaatatattgagAAGCGTAGAAAACTTGTCACAAAAAAATCACCTAAGAAAAAGCCACCTAAGCCAAAGAGTATTTCCGAGTCAACTACAAGAGTACTAAAAAATCCATCTAACCGAAGTTTGCGACAAACTACCTTGATATTTAAAAATCAGAAACCTCAAAGCTCAGGCCCTGTAGATGTGGAAGATGAGCCATTATCCAAAAAAGTGTCGACGTTCTTGGAAAACGACACTCCCATtacacaaaaatcaaaaattaattcgtttCTTCCGAAAGAACACAAATTTGGCACCAGTACTCCACTTCGTCCTGTTAAACATGGCGAGATACGTCATGTTGGAAGTATTGGTGGAGTAAGTCCCATCAAATCAAACAAAAGATTGGTTTCCAAAGCACAAAAGCAACGGGCAAAATCCGATTAA
- the LOC105688367 gene encoding FERM, ARHGEF and pleckstrin domain-containing protein 1 isoform X3 — protein sequence MNDIENLGMNSSGGIGSKMPHSHSTPAGVDGGSRTPPATPRKAGKMLAVRVQMLDDTVTMFQVQAKALGRVLFDQVCKQLNLLEADYFGLEYQESNGTKYWLDLEKPVCRQVGLTLVDPLLRFCVKFYTPDPAQLEEEFTRYLYCLQIKRDLAQGSLQCNDNTAALMASYIVQAECGDYVIEDYPDHTYLSTYKFVPHQDMELERRIMENHKKHAGQSPAEADLNLLETARRCELYGIKMHPAKDHEGVSLNLAVAHMGIVVFQNYTKINTFSWAKIRKISFKRKRFLIKLHPEGYGYYKDTVEFFFEGRNECKNFWKKCVENHGFFRCSTVKHVVRQKTRVLSRGSSFRYSGKTQKQIVEFVRDNYVKRQTFHRSNSFRQTSGGRALQGSEGGGYRGATPSSSLMGSSSISAHPLLPLGDPALGTPALSLSCGSMTLDSPTTATSVLMGGMGHHRDDTATSFRTLTSIDVHSPATPSLAPAPRQLASSQQRISSTGGDYNRWTYSNGYVNSPAWHVPYQVCQVRSAMVHSSPCSVINRFVPAYPQ from the exons ATGAATGACATCGAGAATTTGGGTATGAATTCCAGTGGAGGAATCGGTTCAAAAATGCCTCATAGTCACTCAACACCTGCTGGTGTAGACGGAGGCAGCCGAACACCTCCAGCAACACCaagaaaggctggaaaaatgCTTGCAGTTCGTGTACAAATGCTGGACGACACTGTTACCATGTTTCAAGTACAG GCAAAGGCATTAGGCAGGGTATTATTCGACCAAGTTTGCAAACAGTTGAATCTCTTGGAAGCCGACTACTTTGGTTTGGAATATCAAGAATCTAATGGAACAAAG TATTGGCTGGATTTAGAGAAGCCCGTTTGCAGACAGGTGGGGCTCACTCTTGTTGATCCGCTTTTGAGATTTTGTGTGAAATTTTACACACCGGATCCAGCTCAATTGGAGGAAGAGTTTACCAGATATTTGTACTGCTTACAAATAAAACGGGATTTGGCTCAAGGGTCATTACAGTGCAATGACAATACAGCTGCTTTAATGGCAAGCTATATTGTGCAAG CGGAATGCGGTGATTATGTAATAGAAGATTATCCCGATCACACTTACTTATCGACTTATAAATTTGTGCCTCATCAGGACATGGAATTGGAACGGCGCATCATGGAGAATCATAAGAAACATGC gggACAGTCTCCAGCAGAGGCAGATCTCAATCTCCTGGAAACAGCTCGGAGATGTGAATTATACGGAATAAAAATGCATCCAGCTAAG gatCACGAGGGGGTTTCTCTGAATTTGGCTGTAGCGCACATGGGTATAGTTGTGTTTCAGAACTAcacgaaaataaatacattcaGTTGGGCAAAGATAAGGAAAATAAGCTTCAAACGAAAacgatttttaataaaattacatCCGGAAGGTTAT ggatattacaaagataccGTTGAGTTCTTTTTTGAGGGACGTAATGAGTGCAAGAATTTCTGGAAAAAGTGCGTGGAAAATCATGGATTCTTCAGATGTTCAACAGTGAAACACGTTGTCAGACAAAAAACACGAGTTCTCAGTCGTGGCTCTTCATTCAG GTACAGCGGCAAGACTCAGAAACAGATCGTGGAGTTTGTCCGAGACAACTATGTAAAGAGACAAACTTTCCATAG GTCCAATTCGTTCCGGCAGACTAGCGGTGGTAGGGCATTGCAGGGCTCGGAGGGGGGAGGCTATCGTGGGGCCACTCCAAGCAGCTCCCTTATGGGCAGCTCCAGCATCTCTGCCCACCCCCTCCTGCCCCTTGGCGACCCTG CTCTGGGAACACCAGCTCTGTCTCTGTCATGCGGCTCGATGACACTGGATTCTCCGACGACTGCGACGAGTGTGTTGATGGGAGGGATGGGTCACCATCGCGACGACACAGCTACGTCCTTTCGGACGCTCACCTCTATCGACGTCCATTCGCCAGCCACCCCCAGCCTGGCACCAGCACCACGTCAGCTTGCCAGCAGTCAGCAACGGATTTCATCAACAG GTGGTGATTACAACCGTTGGACATATTCGAATGGCTATGTCAATTCTCCGGCGTGGCACGTGCCATATCAGGTGTGCCAGGTGCGTAGCGCAATGGTTCATTCATCGCCATGCTCAGTTATCAACCGATTCGTACCGGCTTACCCTCAATGA